Part of the Candidatus Tanganyikabacteria bacterium genome, GGCTTCTTGCCGGCCGTCTGCGTGGCCTCGGGATCGTCCGAGCCGCCCTTGTGGCCCTGCCACGACAGCTGCCACGAAGCCGGATCTACCGGTCCGAACGAAATCGGTGTTGGCATGTCTAGCCTGCCCCCCTTGGCATTCATGCGGCCGCGACTCCTTCGCGGCAATCTTGCGTTCAGAATTACATAATACCCACGTCAGGTCGATTTGTCGCGGCGCCTGACGAAGACGAGCCGGAGCCATGGCTCCGGCTCACCAGGTTTGGGTCGGGAATCAGTACTCGACGTACCGCCCGAGGTCGCGAGCCCGGCGGATCCAGGTGGCGACCGTGTCAGCCGAAGGCATGCGGTCGACCATGGTCATGCCGCCCTTGGTGCGGACGGCCTCCAGGGACTCCCGCAGATTCTGGGGATTCCGGGCGGCGAGTTCGGCCACCGTGTCGACCCCGGCATCCTCGAGCATCCGGGCGTAGACCGGGCCGGCGCCAAGGATGCGGATGAGGTCGGCGTGGTTGACCCAGCGGAGGATCAGCTTGCTGCTGATACCCGTGCTGGCCGCCAGGTTGGCCCGACCGTTGCGCGTGCGGCCAGCCTCCAGCAGGTCGGCGGCGTAGCGCACGCCTACCTGATTGAGCTTCTGGCTGTACACGGGGCCGATGCCGAGAACGTCGAGCGTGGTGTACAGGTGGGATTTCTGGGAAACCGCGGCATCGTTGCGCGCAGAAAGCGTGGACGAAGTTGCGGGCTGGGTGAGAGTGCCGGCAGCCGTGCCGCAGCCGGCGAGGGCCAGGGCGAACAGGGAGCCGAAAATCGCGGAACTACGGCGCATTGTGAACCATCCTTTCGGTTAGAAAGAAGGGTTTCACGAGGTTTCGGCCAGGGTTGAAGGCCTGACTCGGTTGTCCTTTGAAATCCTGAATTTGACCTTTTCTTAATATAGTCATAACACGATTTAACTTGCTTGGCAAGACCGGAATTTCTCGCGGCCGGGCGAGAAACAGCCGATCCGCCGGGTACTGTGCAAGTGGGGGAGAGGTGCCGAATGAGCAACCCGATCGGCGGCGGCAACCCCCGCCCGCTCACAGGTCCGCTTGATCCGTCGCTCGTTCCGCCCCGGACGAGCGGGACAGGCTCATTGGCGCCCGATCCCGGCAAGCTCGTCCTCGACGCCTCGAAGATGAACGCGGGCGACTCGTGGAAGAGCGAGGATCGCAAGCGCGCGGAAGGCAAGTACCTGGCCGAACAGGCGCTGGAAGTCAAGGCCATGCGGGCCTTCTTCGGGCGGCTCTCGGCCAAGGGCGTCGCGGGCACCGGGACCTACCAGGCCCAGTTCTCCGAGGGGCAACGCCGCCTGGTCGCCTCGGTCGGGAGTGGCCGCACCGAGGAACGAGCGGCGCGCCAG contains:
- a CDS encoding DUF4332 domain-containing protein, which translates into the protein MRRSSAIFGSLFALALAGCGTAAGTLTQPATSSTLSARNDAAVSQKSHLYTTLDVLGIGPVYSQKLNQVGVRYAADLLEAGRTRNGRANLAASTGISSKLILRWVNHADLIRILGAGPVYARMLEDAGVDTVAELAARNPQNLRESLEAVRTKGGMTMVDRMPSADTVATWIRRARDLGRYVEY